In bacterium, a single genomic region encodes these proteins:
- the larE gene encoding ATP-dependent sacrificial sulfur transferase LarE: MDENISAKFNAIQGILKGIESTVVLLSGGVDSSLVLKIAREVLGESVLAVTVDSPFIPRQEIEQAKIMAQVIGVHHLIVSFDPLQDPELATNPVERCYVCKKRIFSFARGIAAQKGLAWVVDGTNDQDSRLPRPGLRAAEELAIRSPLREAGLQKDEVRALAQELGLPNWNKPSNSCLATRFPVRELLTRGKLSLIEQGERFLQELGLSCFRLRYHGQYYGQHHGQNQTQNNDQHHSQLARIHASGHDWKIILDNGLGPKIIHGLRELGFETVTLDLEEYCP; this comes from the coding sequence ATGGATGAGAATATATCAGCAAAATTCAATGCTATCCAGGGCATACTCAAAGGGATCGAGAGCACGGTGGTTCTCCTTTCCGGAGGTGTGGACAGCTCGCTGGTCTTGAAAATAGCCAGGGAGGTTTTAGGGGAGAGTGTTCTGGCGGTAACGGTGGATTCGCCTTTTATTCCCCGGCAGGAAATCGAGCAGGCTAAAATCATGGCTCAGGTGATTGGTGTTCATCATCTTATAGTGTCGTTTGATCCGCTGCAGGACCCTGAGCTTGCCACCAATCCTGTTGAGCGGTGCTATGTATGTAAGAAAAGGATATTCTCTTTTGCCAGGGGGATTGCCGCTCAAAAGGGATTGGCCTGGGTGGTTGACGGCACCAATGATCAGGATTCCCGGCTTCCCCGGCCAGGGCTTCGGGCGGCTGAGGAACTGGCCATACGAAGCCCGTTGCGAGAGGCAGGGCTGCAAAAAGATGAGGTCCGGGCTTTGGCTCAGGAACTTGGCCTGCCGAATTGGAATAAGCCTTCAAATTCCTGCCTGGCTACTCGGTTCCCCGTTAGAGAGCTTTTGACCAGGGGAAAACTCAGCCTTATTGAGCAGGGAGAGAGGTTTCTGCAGGAGTTGGGCTTGTCCTGTTTCCGGCTTCGCTACCACGGGCAATATTATGGACAGCATCATGGACAGAACCAAACACAGAACAATGACCAGCATCACAGCCAATTGGCCAGAATCCATGCCTCTGGCCATGACTGGAAAATTATCCTGGATAATGGGCTTGGCCCAAAGATTATCCATGGCCTGCGAGAGCTTGGGTTTGAAACCGTGACCCTGGACCTGGAGGAGTATTGCCCCTGA
- the recJ gene encoding single-stranded-DNA-specific exonuclease RecJ: MSKIWKIRKTDISANLTGSFNLSPLVLRLLVIRGIDTEEKIEKFLHGSKADLHPPTLLRDMEKAVARIFQARERKEQVLLYGDYDVDGVTSVVLLSKLFDELGLPFSYHHPHRMNEGYGFHLSGIEMAKAKGASLVITADCGITNHETVEAARTLGIDVIVTDHHKVIGKIPDAVAVINPQREDCPYPYKFLAGVGVVLKLVQAVFQQMTPSPSLEEYLEIAALGTVVDVVPITGENRIITKLGLAVMDNQLNQGIVAIRRLAGLLGKNMNCGHIGFQIGPRLNAAGRLSMAGLATELLLASDEKKIAEIAALLEAENTKRRSLQEEMTETATQEIEKHPEIHNGKVLVISGEGWHPGIVGLVASQLQETYYKPAIVITTEDGIGHGSARSIPEFHIFNALQQLAPMLLKFGGHSQAAGLTIEGCHIGLLRQKINQIADELLAGSALIPKLDIDMPVDLAELTLRSVEELELLQPFGYGNPAPVLAAFNCRLKTAPRCFGHGGRHLKFRLSDDKGRTFDCLGWNMANRIAECKVPFLDIAFKPYINEWNSQRNIQLEIKDFRPASGEPFIF; the protein is encoded by the coding sequence ATGTCTAAGATCTGGAAAATCAGGAAGACGGACATCTCCGCCAATCTGACGGGCAGCTTTAATCTTTCTCCCCTTGTTTTGCGGCTCCTGGTTATCCGGGGGATAGACACTGAGGAGAAAATTGAAAAATTCCTGCATGGTTCCAAGGCGGATTTACATCCGCCGACGCTCTTGCGGGATATGGAGAAGGCAGTAGCGAGAATCTTTCAGGCCAGGGAGAGAAAAGAGCAGGTGCTGCTCTATGGAGATTATGATGTTGATGGCGTGACCTCGGTGGTTTTGCTGTCCAAACTTTTCGATGAGCTTGGCCTTCCTTTTTCCTATCATCACCCTCACCGTATGAATGAAGGCTACGGCTTTCATCTTTCCGGGATAGAAATGGCCAAGGCCAAAGGAGCCAGCCTGGTTATTACCGCTGACTGCGGAATCACCAATCATGAGACGGTCGAAGCTGCCCGTACCCTGGGCATTGACGTGATTGTCACCGATCACCACAAGGTGATCGGCAAAATTCCGGATGCCGTAGCGGTCATTAATCCGCAGCGCGAAGACTGCCCCTATCCCTACAAGTTCCTGGCCGGTGTTGGCGTTGTGCTGAAGCTGGTACAGGCGGTTTTCCAGCAGATGACGCCATCCCCCTCGCTGGAGGAATATCTTGAGATCGCCGCCCTGGGGACCGTGGTTGATGTAGTTCCGATCACCGGGGAAAACAGGATTATCACCAAGCTGGGATTAGCGGTCATGGATAATCAACTGAACCAGGGGATTGTAGCCATCCGCAGGCTGGCCGGGCTTTTGGGAAAGAATATGAACTGCGGGCATATCGGATTTCAGATCGGTCCACGGCTGAATGCAGCCGGGCGGCTTTCCATGGCCGGCCTGGCAACGGAGCTGCTTCTGGCCTCGGACGAGAAAAAAATCGCTGAAATTGCTGCCTTGCTGGAGGCAGAAAATACGAAGAGAAGGTCGTTGCAGGAAGAAATGACTGAAACCGCAACCCAGGAGATCGAGAAGCATCCTGAAATTCACAACGGCAAGGTCCTGGTGATTTCCGGTGAGGGGTGGCATCCGGGGATTGTGGGCCTGGTTGCCTCTCAGTTGCAGGAGACCTATTATAAACCTGCCATTGTCATTACCACCGAGGACGGCATCGGCCACGGATCAGCCCGCAGCATTCCTGAATTTCACATCTTCAACGCCCTTCAGCAACTGGCACCGATGCTGCTGAAATTCGGTGGCCACAGCCAGGCTGCGGGATTGACCATCGAAGGCTGCCACATCGGGCTGCTTCGCCAGAAGATCAACCAGATCGCCGATGAACTCCTGGCTGGAAGCGCCTTAATTCCAAAACTGGACATTGATATGCCTGTTGATCTCGCCGAGCTGACCCTCCGCAGTGTCGAGGAACTGGAGCTTTTACAGCCCTTTGGCTATGGAAACCCCGCCCCTGTTCTGGCTGCCTTTAACTGCCGCCTGAAGACCGCTCCCCGCTGTTTCGGCCATGGAGGAAGGCACTTGAAATTCCGCCTGTCGGATGACAAGGGCCGGACATTCGACTGCCTCGGCTGGAACATGGCCAACCGGATCGCCGAGTGCAAGGTTCCCTTCCTGGATATTGCCTTCAAGCCATACATCAACGAGTGGAATAGCCAAAGGAACATCCAACTGGAAATCAAAGACTTTCGCCCGGCAAGCGGCGAGCCGTTTATTTTCTGA
- a CDS encoding deoxyribonuclease IV, which translates to MRLLGAHMSIAGGVSKSIKRGISIGCTAIQIFTGFNNRWHSKAISDEEIEDFQRQKSRIGIIFAHNNYLINLASPDPELSRTSYNSMLEEMQRAGSLDLPYLVIHPGSHRGSGERAGLRRIARHLDNLFAETGNSRSRILLETTAGQGSNLGYRFEHLAEVLSAVHYPDRVGICFDTCHVFAAGYDLRTPEGYRKAFEEFDRLIGTSRILAFHLNDSKHESGSRKDRHEHIGQGVLGITAFRMLLNDARFAEIPMVIETPKGDGMRLEEDERNLSILRSLIRK; encoded by the coding sequence ATGAGATTACTTGGCGCTCATATGTCGATTGCCGGTGGGGTGTCCAAAAGCATCAAGCGGGGAATATCCATCGGCTGCACGGCCATTCAGATATTCACCGGATTCAATAACCGCTGGCACTCGAAGGCCATCTCCGATGAGGAGATTGAGGATTTTCAGCGGCAAAAGTCCCGGATCGGGATTATCTTTGCCCACAATAACTACCTGATCAACCTGGCATCCCCCGATCCTGAACTGTCCCGCACATCATACAACTCCATGCTGGAGGAGATGCAGCGGGCCGGATCGTTGGACCTTCCCTATCTGGTTATTCACCCCGGCTCGCATCGCGGCAGCGGAGAAAGAGCGGGCCTGCGGAGAATCGCCCGGCATCTGGATAACCTCTTTGCTGAAACGGGCAACTCCCGGAGCCGGATACTGCTTGAAACCACTGCTGGTCAGGGGAGCAATCTGGGATATCGATTCGAGCATCTGGCAGAGGTACTCTCAGCCGTTCACTATCCTGACCGGGTCGGAATATGTTTTGATACCTGTCATGTCTTTGCTGCCGGGTACGATCTTCGCACTCCAGAGGGGTATCGGAAAGCCTTTGAAGAGTTTGACCGCCTTATCGGGACCTCCCGAATTCTGGCCTTTCATCTGAATGACTCAAAGCATGAGTCCGGTTCCCGCAAGGACCGTCATGAGCATATCGGGCAGGGCGTATTAGGGATCACTGCCTTCCGGATGCTGCTCAACGATGCGCGGTTTGCTGAAATCCCGATGGTCATCGAGACACCCAAGGGCGATGGAATGAGGCTGGAGGAGGATGAGAGGAATCTTTCAATCTTACGGTCTTTGATCAGAAAATAA
- a CDS encoding efflux RND transporter permease subunit, whose translation MNLVSFSVKRPVATTVFYLAVLVIGVFSLAKIGVDLFPPVEFPFVSITTVYRGASPADIETLISKKIEDAVSEIDGIRHISSMSMEDMSQVFIEFEMSKKLDVVAQDVREKIDLIQNELPDDADAPIIQKLDLKAKPIMNLVLTGDRNMVELYTLADEVITEKLSRAEGVASVDILGGQKREILIAVDQDKLSARNLSLEGLIQALNAANLDVPGGHITQAGREYTLRLEGEFDTVPQMRQLFLTSPHGETIPITDVCTISDSSAEQRMMTIINGREGIGLSVKKRGDANVVAVVNALRKKIAEVQETLPSGISLDIINDDSAFITASIDDVRDSIIIGIILTTLVLFVFLHNVWLTIIAALTMPISIIATFILLRFAGFTFNMMSLMALGLAVGVLVDNAIVVLENIFNYRQKKMSAAEAAELGTGEIALAVAASTMTNLVVFLPIAFMSGIIGQFFRQFGMTTIFVTVVSLVISFTLTPMLYAVLARKEEEEGKKSLFTPFYQLWDRGYEAMVRAYGNLVDKSLRRRWLVIAISLALFFAATRLVPFIGSEFITQADKAELSVTLELPPGTPLEKTRSVMDRIDRVIRKDPEVQKRFITLGILTGGLGNNIQGPHVGQMLIRLSDKTARDRTSFQIQDELRAQLQDIPDATITIGVPDIGGGSEAPLQIEISGDDFARLEELSTKMVALARKVQGTTDVGTSWKPGKPQLSIYPDRIRIKDLGLSVAQIASVIRTSVEGRIASKFRVEDKEYDMRVKLVSQQRQDISQVKDFQVFLPKGGNILLSQVTRIEKTSGPASIIRKDKHRVIIVSANLTGGATLGNIIEEIKNKSADLFHGGYRLFFAGQAEHMAESFGEIFSALFLAVILTYLVMAALLESFLQPFSIMFTFPLAMIGVWGALLLTGMTFSIFSLMAIVMLVGYVVNVAILILDYTTILRSRGMDRNAALTEACRVRLRPIFMTTLTTIFGMLPLALGIGWGAETRAPMAVVFIGGLIASTLMTLFVIPVVYTYMEDVAAWPGKMIRRFKGGEGSGQ comes from the coding sequence ATGAATCTGGTTTCTTTTTCAGTTAAGCGTCCGGTAGCGACCACGGTGTTCTATCTGGCTGTTCTGGTTATCGGTGTCTTTTCCCTGGCCAAAATCGGGGTCGATCTATTTCCTCCGGTGGAATTTCCCTTTGTCAGTATAACCACGGTCTACCGGGGAGCAAGCCCGGCGGATATCGAGACCCTGATTTCGAAAAAAATTGAAGATGCAGTCAGTGAAATCGACGGCATCAGGCACATCAGCTCCATGTCCATGGAGGATATGTCTCAGGTTTTTATCGAGTTTGAGATGAGCAAGAAGCTCGATGTCGTAGCTCAGGATGTGCGGGAGAAGATTGATCTGATTCAAAACGAGCTTCCGGATGATGCCGATGCACCCATTATCCAGAAGCTCGACCTTAAGGCCAAGCCGATCATGAACCTGGTATTGACCGGTGACCGGAATATGGTCGAGCTGTACACCCTGGCTGATGAGGTCATCACGGAGAAACTCTCAAGGGCTGAAGGGGTGGCCTCGGTGGACATTCTGGGCGGCCAGAAGAGAGAGATCCTCATCGCGGTTGACCAGGATAAACTCTCAGCCCGCAACTTAAGCCTGGAAGGTCTGATCCAGGCGCTGAATGCCGCTAACCTGGATGTTCCCGGCGGGCATATCACCCAGGCGGGCAGGGAGTACACCCTGCGGCTGGAGGGGGAATTCGACACCGTGCCCCAGATGCGGCAGCTCTTTTTAACCAGCCCCCATGGTGAGACGATTCCCATCACCGATGTGTGCACCATTTCCGACAGCTCTGCCGAGCAGCGGATGATGACTATCATCAATGGCCGTGAGGGCATAGGGCTGTCGGTGAAAAAGCGGGGAGATGCCAACGTTGTGGCCGTGGTCAATGCTCTGCGCAAAAAGATTGCCGAGGTCCAGGAAACCCTGCCATCCGGGATCAGCCTGGACATCATCAATGACGACTCTGCGTTCATCACGGCCTCCATCGATGACGTGCGGGACAGCATCATTATCGGAATTATCCTGACCACGCTGGTCCTGTTTGTCTTTCTGCACAATGTCTGGCTGACGATCATCGCCGCCCTGACCATGCCGATTTCGATTATCGCCACCTTCATTCTGCTGCGCTTTGCCGGATTCACCTTCAATATGATGAGCCTGATGGCCCTTGGCCTTGCCGTCGGGGTCCTGGTGGATAACGCCATAGTGGTTCTGGAAAATATTTTCAACTACCGCCAGAAAAAAATGTCGGCAGCCGAGGCCGCGGAGCTGGGAACCGGTGAGATTGCCCTGGCTGTAGCTGCCTCGACCATGACCAACCTGGTGGTCTTTTTGCCCATCGCCTTCATGAGTGGAATTATCGGGCAGTTCTTCCGGCAGTTTGGCATGACCACCATCTTTGTCACTGTCGTCTCTCTGGTGATTTCCTTCACGCTCACTCCCATGCTCTATGCTGTTCTTGCCAGAAAGGAGGAGGAAGAGGGGAAAAAGAGCCTTTTCACTCCCTTCTACCAGCTCTGGGACCGGGGTTATGAGGCCATGGTCAGGGCTTATGGAAATCTGGTGGATAAATCCTTGAGGAGACGCTGGCTGGTGATAGCGATTTCTCTGGCACTGTTTTTTGCCGCTACCCGTCTGGTTCCCTTTATCGGCTCGGAATTCATCACCCAGGCGGACAAGGCCGAGCTTTCGGTCACGCTTGAGCTTCCGCCCGGAACACCGCTGGAGAAGACACGATCGGTTATGGATCGTATCGACCGGGTCATCAGGAAAGATCCGGAGGTGCAAAAGCGCTTTATAACTCTGGGGATATTAACCGGGGGATTGGGAAACAATATTCAGGGGCCGCATGTCGGACAGATGCTGATCAGGCTCTCCGACAAGACTGCCCGCGACCGGACATCGTTCCAGATTCAGGATGAATTGCGTGCTCAACTGCAGGACATCCCCGACGCCACCATAACTATCGGCGTTCCGGATATCGGAGGAGGAAGCGAGGCTCCCTTGCAGATCGAGATCTCCGGAGATGATTTTGCCAGACTGGAGGAGTTATCCACCAAGATGGTTGCCCTGGCCCGCAAGGTACAGGGAACCACCGATGTCGGCACCAGTTGGAAGCCCGGAAAACCCCAGCTCTCCATTTACCCTGACCGGATCAGGATCAAAGACCTTGGCCTGTCCGTGGCCCAGATAGCCTCGGTAATCAGAACTTCAGTGGAAGGAAGGATTGCCTCGAAATTCCGGGTCGAAGATAAGGAATACGACATGCGGGTGAAACTGGTCAGCCAGCAGCGGCAGGATATCTCCCAGGTCAAGGATTTTCAGGTCTTTTTGCCCAAGGGAGGCAATATACTCCTATCCCAGGTGACCAGGATCGAGAAAACCTCCGGTCCGGCATCCATTATCCGCAAGGACAAGCACCGGGTGATCATCGTTTCGGCTAACCTGACCGGCGGGGCGACTCTGGGAAATATCATCGAGGAAATCAAGAATAAATCCGCTGATCTTTTTCATGGCGGATACCGCCTCTTTTTCGCCGGGCAGGCCGAGCACATGGCCGAATCCTTCGGTGAGATTTTCTCGGCCCTGTTCCTGGCCGTCATCCTGACCTACCTGGTCATGGCTGCCCTGCTCGAATCCTTCCTGCAGCCTTTTTCCATCATGTTCACCTTCCCCCTGGCCATGATCGGCGTCTGGGGAGCGCTCCTTTTAACCGGCATGACCTTCAGCATCTTCTCCCTGATGGCCATTGTCATGCTCGTGGGCTATGTGGTCAATGTGGCCATTCTGATCCTCGATTACACCACCATTCTCCGGAGCCGGGGAATGGACAGGAACGCTGCCCTGACCGAAGCCTGCCGGGTGCGGCTGCGGCCTATTTTCATGACTACCCTGACCACCATCTTCGGTATGCTGCCTCTTGCTCTGGGCATCGGCTGGGGTGCGGAGACCAGAGCCCCGATGGCCGTGGTTTTCATCGGCGGCCTGATCGCCTCCACCCTGATGACCCTGTTCGTTATTCCGGTGGTCTACACCTACATGGAAGATGTAGCCGCCTGGCCGGGGAAGATGATTCGCAGATTCAAGGGGGGAGAGGGGAGTGGTCAGTGA
- a CDS encoding efflux RND transporter periplasmic adaptor subunit, translating into MKKMSAAAVYAVCAASLAVLLASCKPNEGQTKVQSLLDQKRVAVVVRSVQREDVAWKIVTNGTFQADEKAMISPRAPGKIMEIAVDEGDRVEKGQVLVRMDDTQLHLDVKRAEATCEELRARLEAANTEVENAGARLAAAQAAVARSQADLKLKALEEERIERLVKNQSLPRQKYDYAKSAFDIAQASLQASQAELESAQAGLKAAQAGLKTTQASLASGEKLLAIARERLSDTRVPAPFSGVISKKIMNMGEMGDTGKTILVLEKIDLLEFRAKVSSEYLQQVKPGLTVTISPDGFTAPIQASIDRVNPAVDPVDRSVEVVCNVPNPTGALKPGLFAKLEITAQVFQQAVVVPSFAIVERNHQRVVFVADQERAKMVPVEVADYEVDEKNIILKGLAGNELLIIEGQNELAGDEPLLVKKGS; encoded by the coding sequence ATGAAAAAAATGTCCGCTGCCGCCGTGTATGCCGTATGTGCCGCTTCCCTGGCTGTTTTACTCGCTTCCTGCAAACCCAATGAAGGGCAGACGAAGGTTCAATCCCTGCTGGATCAGAAACGGGTTGCGGTTGTGGTCCGGTCTGTCCAGCGGGAAGACGTGGCCTGGAAAATCGTTACCAACGGGACTTTTCAGGCTGATGAGAAGGCCATGATCAGCCCCAGGGCACCCGGCAAGATCATGGAAATTGCCGTTGACGAGGGGGACCGGGTGGAAAAGGGGCAGGTTCTGGTCCGCATGGATGATACTCAGCTTCACCTGGACGTCAAGCGGGCCGAGGCCACGTGCGAGGAGCTGCGGGCCCGGCTTGAGGCGGCCAACACCGAGGTGGAAAACGCCGGGGCGCGCCTGGCTGCGGCCCAGGCAGCGGTTGCCCGAAGTCAGGCTGACCTGAAGCTCAAGGCGCTGGAAGAGGAGCGGATCGAGCGGCTGGTCAAGAATCAGTCCCTGCCCCGGCAAAAGTATGACTATGCCAAGAGTGCCTTCGATATAGCCCAGGCATCCCTGCAGGCCAGTCAGGCGGAGCTTGAAAGTGCCCAGGCCGGGCTGAAAGCGGCCCAGGCCGGGCTGAAGACTACCCAGGCCTCTTTAGCCAGCGGAGAGAAGCTCCTGGCTATTGCCAGGGAAAGACTTTCGGACACCAGGGTCCCGGCACCCTTTTCAGGAGTGATCAGCAAAAAAATCATGAACATGGGTGAAATGGGCGATACGGGCAAGACCATTCTGGTTCTGGAAAAGATCGACCTTCTGGAATTTCGGGCCAAGGTCTCTTCCGAGTACCTCCAGCAGGTCAAACCAGGATTGACCGTAACCATCTCCCCCGATGGCTTCACTGCTCCGATTCAGGCCAGCATCGACCGGGTCAACCCGGCCGTTGACCCGGTGGACCGGTCAGTTGAAGTGGTCTGCAATGTCCCCAACCCGACCGGGGCCTTAAAGCCCGGCCTGTTTGCCAAACTGGAAATCACTGCCCAGGTTTTCCAGCAGGCTGTGGTTGTGCCAAGCTTTGCCATTGTCGAGCGAAACCACCAGCGGGTAGTTTTTGTCGCTGATCAGGAGCGGGCCAAAATGGTGCCCGTGGAAGTAGCCGACTATGAGGTGGATGAGAAAAATATTATTCTCAAAGGGCTGGCCGGAAATGAGTTGCTGATCATCGAAGGGCAAAATGAGCTGGCAGGCGATGAGCCTCTGCTGGTTAAAAAAGGGAGTTAG
- a CDS encoding TolC family protein codes for MLIIVIFGGILILVAQIGPHAQAQTATPSLLTLEQARQIARARNRDLQTLRLNLRIAQEKTREARSKAWPQLTSSANYTAHDRPMMPDGDQRYSDAHIALEQTLFHLGIWAGIRAARQYQKVEELAARRYEETLDFLITEAYLGILRCQKEIGVLKELEKNTQDHLRDTQNFFAEGMVPKTDLLKTELALSQVQRDLLATENQQQKSWTAFKILLGVEPEQLYQLQDVELSPYPEKALPELQQAALSRRKDLQRLLADRAYWENILKAYQSRRYPVLSASGRWDYTTSESEYQEQSVTGGIHITWPLFTGFGISAQVAQGRSQLTMNQIQFRKLEAQIREDVESAWLDIQKARQDIETAQKEVAQAEENLRITNELYKESMATNTEVLDAQTLLAQARNHLNNARYDQVLAVRSLSLATGD; via the coding sequence ATGCTGATAATTGTCATCTTCGGTGGGATTTTAATCCTTGTTGCCCAGATAGGGCCTCATGCCCAGGCGCAAACCGCCACTCCCTCTCTCCTGACTCTGGAGCAGGCCAGGCAGATAGCCAGAGCCCGCAACCGGGACCTGCAAACCCTCCGCCTGAATCTTCGGATTGCGCAGGAGAAAACCCGGGAAGCACGATCCAAAGCATGGCCGCAGCTTACTTCATCCGCCAATTATACGGCTCACGACAGGCCGATGATGCCCGATGGGGACCAGCGTTATTCGGATGCTCATATCGCCCTGGAACAGACCCTGTTTCACCTTGGAATCTGGGCCGGTATCCGGGCAGCCAGGCAGTATCAGAAAGTGGAAGAGCTGGCTGCACGGCGGTATGAGGAGACCCTGGATTTTCTGATCACCGAAGCCTATCTGGGAATTTTGCGATGCCAGAAAGAAATCGGTGTTCTGAAGGAACTGGAAAAAAACACCCAGGATCATTTGCGGGATACCCAGAACTTTTTTGCTGAAGGCATGGTGCCCAAAACCGATCTTCTCAAGACGGAACTGGCACTCAGTCAGGTGCAAAGAGACCTTCTGGCAACGGAGAACCAGCAGCAGAAATCATGGACCGCCTTTAAGATCCTTTTGGGAGTAGAGCCTGAGCAACTCTATCAATTGCAGGACGTGGAATTGTCACCATATCCGGAGAAGGCTCTTCCAGAGCTTCAGCAGGCAGCCCTGAGCAGGCGAAAGGACCTGCAAAGACTTCTGGCTGACCGGGCTTACTGGGAGAATATACTCAAGGCGTATCAGTCCAGGCGGTATCCTGTTCTCTCCGCCTCCGGCAGGTGGGACTATACAACAAGCGAAAGCGAATACCAGGAGCAATCGGTGACTGGAGGTATCCATATCACCTGGCCGCTTTTCACCGGATTTGGCATCAGTGCCCAGGTGGCTCAGGGCCGCAGTCAACTGACCATGAATCAGATTCAATTCCGAAAGCTTGAAGCACAAATCCGGGAGGATGTGGAATCCGCCTGGCTGGATATCCAAAAAGCCCGGCAGGATATTGAAACCGCGCAAAAAGAGGTGGCTCAGGCCGAAGAAAATCTTCGGATCACCAATGAGCTGTATAAAGAATCCATGGCTACCAACACGGAAGTGCTGGATGCCCAGACATTACTGGCCCAGGCCAGAAATCACCTGAATAATGCCCGCTATGATCAGGTACTGGCTGTCCGCAGCTTGTCTCTGGCTACAGGTGATTGA
- a CDS encoding TetR/AcrR family transcriptional regulator → MDDQVKNTILETALKLFQRFGYKKTTIEEIAREAQIGKGTVYLHFTSKEEILLTLIQSHLQEVTGEWIKIVHKNWPLEKKVSTMLKSNIAEVQRKKEEISLSTLPPPLMQSVIKMAESTRDQRLTLLATVLDPLFQAGNQVEDRNRLARVLLDQANNIIFRLDVDKDFPWEKFLDDSLELLLGKSE, encoded by the coding sequence ATGGATGACCAGGTTAAAAATACGATTCTTGAGACAGCCCTGAAGCTCTTTCAGCGGTTCGGCTATAAAAAGACCACGATCGAGGAAATCGCCCGTGAGGCGCAGATCGGCAAGGGAACTGTCTACCTTCATTTTACCAGCAAAGAGGAGATACTGCTGACCCTTATCCAGAGCCACCTTCAGGAAGTGACCGGGGAGTGGATCAAAATTGTTCATAAAAACTGGCCGCTGGAAAAAAAGGTTTCAACCATGTTGAAGTCGAACATCGCTGAAGTTCAGAGGAAAAAGGAAGAAATATCTCTGTCCACTCTGCCGCCCCCTCTGATGCAATCGGTGATTAAAATGGCGGAATCGACCAGAGATCAGCGTCTGACCCTGCTGGCTACCGTGCTGGACCCTCTGTTTCAGGCGGGGAATCAGGTTGAAGACCGCAACCGGCTGGCCCGGGTATTGCTGGATCAGGCCAATAATATTATTTTTCGTCTGGATGTGGACAAGGATTTCCCGTGGGAAAAATTCCTGGACGATTCCCTGGAGTTGCTCCTCGGAAAATCCGAATAA